In a single window of the Rhodoferax saidenbachensis genome:
- a CDS encoding Fe-S cluster assembly transcription factor, translating into MRLTTKGRFAVTAMIDLGLRQSGGPVTLAAISQRQQISLSYLEQLFGKLRRHELVESTRGPGGGYTLARKASEITVADIIVSVDEPIDATQCGGKENCLGDGARCMTHDLWASLNVRMVEFLDSVTLQKLVDDQLAKGLQVEDKPSVKRAISAMPVVKPIRINAPNSVFALGNSFGKS; encoded by the coding sequence ATGCGTCTCACCACCAAAGGCCGTTTTGCGGTCACTGCCATGATCGATCTGGGCCTGCGCCAAAGCGGCGGTCCGGTGACCTTGGCCGCTATCAGCCAGCGCCAGCAGATTTCCCTTTCCTATCTGGAACAGTTGTTTGGCAAGCTGCGCCGCCATGAGTTGGTGGAATCCACCCGTGGGCCCGGCGGCGGTTATACCCTGGCTCGCAAGGCTTCCGAGATCACTGTGGCCGACATCATCGTGTCGGTGGACGAACCCATTGACGCCACCCAGTGTGGCGGCAAGGAAAACTGCCTGGGCGATGGCGCCCGCTGCATGACGCATGACCTTTGGGCTTCCCTGAACGTGCGTATGGTTGAGTTTCTGGATTCCGTCACGCTGCAGAAACTGGTGGACGACCAACTGGCCAAGGGCCTGCAGGTTGAAGACAAGCCCAGCGTAAAACGCGCCATTTCGGCCATGCCGGTTGTCAAACCTATTCGCATCAATGCGCCAAATTCTGTATTTGCCTTGGGTAACTCGTTCGGCAAATCCTGA
- the uvrB gene encoding excinuclease ABC subunit UvrB, with the protein MSESPTTVSEPEKGQFVSFPNSPFELYQPYPPAGDQPEAIDQLVEGVVDGEVFQTLLGVTGSGKTFTMANVIARLGRPAIVFCHNKTLAAQLYSEFREFFPNNAVEYFVSYYDYYQPEAYVPQRDLFIEKDSAINEYIEQMRLSCTKSILERRDVVIVATVSAIYGIGQPEAYHKMIMTLRAGDKLNQRDAIAQLVRMQYQRNDMDFSRGTFRVRGDTIDIFPAEHSEMALRLEMFDDEIESLQLFDPLTGRIRQKIPRFTVYPSSHYVTPRDQVLMAVETIKAELADRLKEFVAAGKLVEAQRLEQRTRFDLEMLSEVGHCKGIENYSRHLAGSAPGDPPSTLTDYMPKDAVMFIDESHVTIGQFGAMYLGDRSRKTTLVEYGFRLPSALDNRPLKFDEFEKRMRQAIFVSATPSTYEKEHAGKVVEQVVRPTGLVDPEVEVRPATHQVDDVLQEIRIRVEKNERVLITTLTKRMAEQLTDYLSDNGVKVRYLHSDIDTVERVEILRDLRLGAFDVLVGINLLREGLDIPEVSLVAILDADKEGFLRSERSLIQTIGRAARNLNGRAILYADKVTDSMERAIGETERRRKKQIAHNLEQGITPTALVKKVRDLIDGVYSEKAGKEADRLERDAMARAQVEDMSEKDISREIKRLEKLMMEHARNLEFEKAARVRDQLHILKEQAFGAPGADNVVGIG; encoded by the coding sequence ATGTCTGAATCGCCAACCACCGTGAGTGAGCCCGAAAAAGGGCAGTTTGTCAGTTTCCCGAATTCTCCCTTTGAGCTGTACCAGCCGTACCCGCCAGCGGGCGACCAGCCAGAAGCGATTGACCAACTGGTGGAGGGGGTGGTCGACGGCGAGGTTTTCCAGACACTGCTGGGTGTGACCGGCTCTGGCAAGACCTTCACGATGGCGAATGTCATCGCCCGGCTGGGGCGACCTGCGATTGTGTTTTGCCACAACAAGACGCTGGCGGCGCAGCTTTACAGCGAGTTCCGCGAGTTCTTCCCGAACAACGCGGTGGAGTATTTCGTCAGCTACTACGACTACTACCAGCCTGAGGCCTATGTGCCGCAGCGCGATTTGTTCATTGAGAAGGACAGCGCCATCAACGAGTACATCGAGCAGATGCGTCTGTCGTGTACCAAGAGCATCCTGGAGCGCCGCGATGTGGTGATCGTCGCCACCGTGTCCGCCATCTACGGTATCGGCCAGCCCGAGGCGTACCACAAGATGATCATGACGCTGCGCGCGGGCGACAAGCTGAACCAGCGCGATGCCATAGCGCAATTGGTGCGCATGCAGTACCAGCGCAACGACATGGACTTCAGCCGCGGCACCTTCCGCGTGCGAGGCGACACGATAGATATCTTCCCGGCCGAGCACTCTGAAATGGCGCTGCGTCTGGAGATGTTTGACGATGAGATTGAGTCCTTGCAACTGTTCGATCCGCTGACCGGTCGCATACGCCAGAAGATTCCGCGCTTTACCGTGTACCCCAGCAGCCACTATGTCACCCCGCGTGACCAGGTGCTGATGGCGGTGGAAACCATCAAGGCGGAGCTGGCAGATAGGCTGAAAGAGTTTGTCGCTGCCGGCAAGCTCGTGGAAGCGCAACGGCTGGAGCAGCGCACGCGCTTCGACCTGGAGATGCTCAGCGAGGTGGGCCACTGCAAGGGCATCGAAAACTACAGCCGCCACCTGGCGGGCAGCGCCCCGGGCGATCCGCCCTCTACGCTGACGGATTACATGCCCAAGGACGCGGTGATGTTCATTGACGAGAGCCACGTCACCATCGGTCAGTTCGGCGCGATGTACCTGGGCGACCGCTCGCGCAAGACCACGCTGGTGGAATATGGATTCCGCCTGCCCAGCGCGCTGGACAACCGGCCGTTGAAATTTGATGAGTTTGAAAAACGCATGCGGCAAGCGATTTTTGTGTCAGCCACGCCGTCCACCTACGAAAAAGAACACGCCGGCAAGGTCGTGGAGCAGGTGGTACGGCCCACGGGCCTGGTCGACCCGGAGGTCGAGGTGCGGCCCGCCACCCACCAGGTGGACGATGTGCTGCAGGAAATCCGTATCCGCGTGGAGAAGAACGAACGCGTACTGATCACCACGCTGACCAAGCGCATGGCCGAGCAGTTGACCGATTACCTGAGCGACAACGGCGTCAAGGTACGCTACCTGCACAGTGATATAGATACCGTGGAGCGGGTGGAGATATTGCGTGACCTGCGTCTGGGCGCGTTCGACGTGCTGGTGGGGATTAACCTGCTGCGCGAAGGCCTGGACATTCCCGAGGTGTCCTTGGTCGCCATCCTGGATGCGGACAAGGAGGGCTTTCTGCGCTCCGAGCGTTCGCTGATTCAGACCATAGGCCGCGCCGCCCGTAACCTGAATGGCCGCGCCATTTTGTACGCCGACAAGGTCACCGACTCCATGGAACGGGCGATTGGCGAGACCGAGCGGCGCCGCAAAAAGCAGATTGCCCACAATCTGGAGCAGGGTATTACGCCGACCGCCCTTGTCAAAAAGGTACGCGACCTGATCGACGGCGTTTACAGCGAAAAGGCAGGCAAGGAGGCGGATCGTCTGGAGCGCGACGCCATGGCCCGCGCGCAGGTGGAAGACATGAGCGAGAAGGATATATCCCGTGAAATCAAACGCTTAGAGAAGCTGATGATGGAACATGCCCGCAATCTGGAGTTCGAAAAGGCGGCGCGTGTGCGGGATCAACTCCACATCCTGAAGGAGCAAGCGTTTGGCGCACCAGGCGCTGACAACGTGGTCGGCATTGGTTGA
- a CDS encoding methyl-accepting chemotaxis protein, with translation MKLNDIRVSHKLWSTILGLLLLLLGVAAYTQYRSGLAMEKALADVQRFEANITNAVRWQGLTETNTERSLASIATTDATVEKFFIDRQTQGSARISEVQTKVREVAVSDIDKQALAKVGDARTTLLNTLKKLPEVKATNDATARRDFALNEFLPTALAYIDALKGFVKAQEDQRDAAKIEAMEARSNATLLGIASAILVVVIAVVMAWALVRSITLPLARAVEVARAISGGDLTQTLQDDRKDEFGELLQALSEMVARLRGLVSEVRHGVESVSTASNEIANGNQDLSARTEQTASNLQETAASMEQLTSTVAQSAETARQANQLATTAASTAARGGEVVGQVVHSMRQISESSTKIADIIGVIDGIAFQTNILALNAAVEAARAGEQGRGFAVVASEVRSLAQRSAQAAKEIKTLIDASVQTVETGSAQVSHAGETMGEIVSSVRRVSDLIGEITASSTEQNDGIGQVNQAVSNLDQMTQQNAALVEESAAAAAAAALRDQAHRLTEVVSVFNVGTPAPKTGLQRIAMV, from the coding sequence ATGAAATTGAACGATATCCGGGTGTCCCACAAACTGTGGAGCACGATTTTGGGCCTCTTGCTGCTGCTCTTGGGTGTTGCCGCCTATACGCAGTACCGCTCTGGTCTGGCCATGGAAAAGGCGCTGGCCGATGTGCAGCGCTTTGAGGCCAACATCACCAACGCCGTGCGCTGGCAGGGCCTGACCGAAACCAATACCGAACGCTCACTGGCCAGCATTGCCACGACGGATGCCACCGTCGAGAAATTCTTCATTGACCGGCAGACCCAGGGCTCCGCGCGCATCAGCGAGGTACAGACCAAGGTGCGCGAAGTGGCAGTGTCCGACATCGACAAACAGGCGCTGGCCAAAGTGGGAGATGCCCGCACCACGTTGCTCAACACGCTGAAGAAACTTCCCGAAGTCAAAGCGACGAACGATGCAACAGCACGCCGCGATTTTGCGTTGAACGAATTTCTGCCCACCGCGCTGGCTTACATTGACGCCTTGAAGGGCTTCGTCAAAGCCCAGGAAGACCAGCGTGACGCTGCAAAAATAGAGGCCATGGAAGCACGAAGCAATGCAACCCTGCTGGGCATTGCAAGCGCCATTTTGGTGGTGGTGATCGCCGTCGTGATGGCGTGGGCTCTGGTGCGTTCCATCACTCTGCCGCTGGCCCGCGCTGTCGAAGTCGCCCGCGCCATCAGCGGTGGCGATCTCACACAAACCCTGCAGGACGACCGCAAGGACGAGTTCGGCGAGCTGTTGCAAGCGCTCTCGGAGATGGTGGCCCGGCTCAGAGGTCTGGTGTCTGAAGTGCGGCATGGGGTGGAATCGGTCTCCACTGCCTCCAACGAAATTGCCAACGGCAACCAAGACCTGTCGGCGCGCACCGAACAAACTGCCTCCAACCTGCAGGAAACTGCCGCTAGCATGGAGCAACTGACCAGCACCGTGGCCCAATCCGCAGAGACCGCGCGCCAGGCCAACCAGTTGGCCACCACGGCCGCCAGCACGGCGGCACGCGGTGGCGAAGTCGTAGGCCAGGTGGTGCACAGCATGCGCCAGATCAGCGAATCGTCCACCAAGATTGCGGACATCATCGGTGTCATTGATGGCATTGCCTTCCAGACCAACATCCTGGCGCTCAACGCCGCCGTGGAAGCTGCACGGGCCGGCGAGCAGGGGCGCGGCTTTGCCGTCGTTGCCAGCGAAGTGCGCAGCCTGGCGCAGCGCAGCGCACAGGCAGCCAAAGAGATCAAGACGCTGATCGATGCCTCGGTCCAGACCGTGGAAACCGGCTCCGCCCAGGTCAGCCACGCTGGCGAGACCATGGGTGAAATCGTTTCCAGCGTACGCCGCGTGTCGGACCTGATTGGTGAAATCACAGCCTCCTCCACCGAACAGAACGACGGCATTGGCCAGGTGAACCAAGCTGTGAGCAATCTGGACCAGATGACACAACAGAACGCAGCACTGGTTGAGGAGTCGGCCGCGGCCGCCGCCGCCGCCGCGCTGCGTGACCAGGCACATCGTCTGACTGAAGTGGTGTCGGTATTTAATGTTGGCACGCCCGCGCCCAAGACAGGGCTGCAGCGCATTGCCATGGTTTAG
- a CDS encoding NAD(P)H-dependent flavin oxidoreductase gives MSTLNFLGTQLPIIQAPMAGVQGHALAAAVCNAGGLGSIPAAMLSLDALRNELTQLTALTDKPYNVNFFCHTPPAPDAARDAVWQQALQPFYAELGLSLADIVPSPGRAPFSAEAADVLEAFKPAVVSFHFGLPSPALLARVKAWGSLVLASATTVDEALWLQANGVDAIIAQGLEAGGHRGIFLSDDLSTQVGTMALLPQIVQAVTVPVIAAGGIADTDGVAAAMALGASAVQIGTAYMCCPESTTSALHRAVLQSPAARHTTLTSLFTGRPARGIVNRLMRELGPLNPAAPAFPMATGAIAPLRARAESQGSTDFSPLWSGQNASQCRNVPAAELTRALAEGLAR, from the coding sequence ATGTCCACTCTGAACTTCCTGGGTACGCAGTTACCCATCATCCAGGCCCCGATGGCCGGTGTGCAAGGCCACGCGCTGGCCGCCGCCGTTTGTAATGCAGGCGGGCTGGGCTCCATTCCCGCCGCCATGCTGAGTCTGGACGCGCTGCGCAACGAACTCACGCAGCTTACCGCGCTGACCGACAAGCCCTACAACGTCAACTTCTTCTGCCACACACCGCCCGCGCCCGACGCGGCACGCGACGCCGTCTGGCAACAGGCGCTGCAGCCTTTTTATGCAGAACTGGGCCTGTCGCTGGCCGACATCGTTCCCAGCCCGGGCCGTGCCCCTTTTAGTGCTGAAGCGGCCGATGTGCTGGAAGCCTTCAAGCCAGCCGTGGTGAGCTTCCATTTCGGCCTGCCCTCGCCTGCATTGCTGGCACGCGTCAAAGCCTGGGGCAGCTTGGTGCTGGCATCCGCCACCACCGTGGACGAAGCCCTGTGGCTGCAAGCGAACGGCGTCGACGCCATCATTGCCCAGGGTCTGGAAGCTGGCGGGCACCGTGGCATTTTCCTGAGCGATGACCTGAGCACCCAGGTAGGCACCATGGCGCTGCTGCCGCAGATCGTGCAGGCGGTGACCGTGCCCGTGATTGCCGCAGGCGGCATTGCCGACACGGATGGCGTGGCCGCAGCCATGGCGCTGGGTGCCTCGGCCGTGCAAATTGGCACAGCCTACATGTGCTGCCCCGAGTCCACCACTTCCGCCCTGCACCGCGCGGTATTGCAGAGTCCGGCCGCACGCCATACGACGCTCACATCCTTGTTCACCGGCCGCCCGGCGCGCGGCATCGTGAACCGGCTGATGCGCGAACTGGGGCCGTTGAACCCGGCAGCCCCTGCCTTCCCGATGGCGACTGGCGCCATTGCCCCGTTGCGCGCGCGCGCCGAAAGCCAAGGCAGCACAGATTTTTCTCCCCTATGGAGCGGGCAAAACGCCTCGCAATGCCGCAATGTGCCAGCGGCCGAGCTCACGCGTGCACTGGCAGAGGGCCTGGCGCGTTAA
- a CDS encoding amino acid aminotransferase: MSLFSAVEMAPRDPILGLNEQFNADTNPNKVNLGVGVYFDDNGKLPLLQCVQAAEKTMMEKPTARGYLPIDGIVAYDNAVKGLVFGVDSEPVTSGRVATVQAIGGTGGLKIGADFLKKLNPAAKVLISDPSWENHRALFTNAGFTVDSYAYFDAAANGGKGGVNFDGMLSSLNAAAAGTVVVLHACCHNPTGYDITPEQWDQVIAVVKAKNLTPFLDMAYQGFGYGIAEDGAVIQKFVAAGLNFFVSTSFSKSFSLYGERVGGLSVLCKDKEEAGRVLSQLKIVIRTNYSNPPTHGGAVVAAVLNNPELRALWEKELGEMRVRIKAMRQKLVDGLKAAGVKQDMSFITTQIGMFSYSGLSKDQMVRLRSEFGVYGTDTGRMCVAALNSKNIDYVCQAIAKVI, from the coding sequence ATGTCTCTTTTCTCCGCCGTCGAAATGGCTCCCCGCGACCCGATCCTGGGTCTGAACGAACAATTCAACGCTGACACCAACCCCAACAAGGTGAACCTGGGCGTAGGCGTGTATTTCGACGACAACGGCAAGCTGCCTCTGCTGCAGTGCGTGCAAGCCGCCGAGAAAACCATGATGGAAAAGCCCACCGCGCGTGGCTACCTGCCCATCGATGGCATCGTGGCCTACGACAATGCCGTCAAAGGCCTGGTGTTCGGTGTCGACAGCGAACCCGTGACCTCCGGCCGTGTAGCCACCGTGCAAGCCATTGGTGGCACCGGCGGTCTGAAGATCGGCGCCGACTTCCTGAAGAAGCTGAACCCTGCCGCCAAAGTGCTGATCTCCGACCCCAGTTGGGAAAACCACCGCGCGCTGTTCACCAATGCCGGCTTTACAGTCGACTCCTACGCGTACTTCGACGCAGCAGCCAACGGTGGCAAGGGTGGCGTGAACTTTGACGGCATGCTCTCCAGCCTGAACGCGGCCGCCGCTGGCACCGTGGTCGTGCTGCACGCCTGCTGCCACAACCCCACTGGCTACGACATCACCCCCGAGCAATGGGACCAAGTGATTGCCGTGGTGAAAGCCAAGAACCTGACACCGTTCCTGGACATGGCCTACCAAGGCTTTGGCTACGGTATTGCCGAAGACGGCGCCGTGATCCAGAAGTTTGTCGCCGCCGGCCTGAACTTCTTTGTCTCCACCTCCTTCTCCAAAAGCTTCAGCCTGTACGGTGAACGCGTCGGTGGCCTGTCCGTGCTCTGCAAGGACAAGGAAGAAGCCGGCCGCGTGCTCTCCCAACTCAAGATCGTCATCCGCACCAACTACTCCAACCCACCCACACACGGCGGTGCCGTAGTGGCTGCGGTGTTGAACAACCCCGAGCTGCGCGCCCTGTGGGAAAAGGAACTGGGTGAGATGCGCGTGCGCATCAAGGCCATGCGCCAAAAGCTGGTCGACGGCCTCAAAGCCGCCGGTGTCAAGCAGGACATGTCCTTCATCACCACCCAGATCGGCATGTTCAGCTACTCCGGCCTGTCCAAAGACCAGATGGTGCGTCTGCGCTCCGAATTCGGCGTCTACGGCACCGACACCGGCCGCATGTGCGTGGCCGCGCTGAACAGCAAGAACATTGACTACGTATGCCAGGCAATCGCCAAGGTCATTTAA
- a CDS encoding polyhydroxyalkanoate depolymerase, which produces MLYQLYETQRSMMEPFSDLAQAAAKVYNNPLSFFGQNPFAQRISAGYDLMHRLGKDYEKPEFGLRTIDVDGVDVAIHERVEITKPFCELRRFKRFSDDTKTLDKIKGQPAVLIVAPLSGHYSTLLRDTVKTMLKDHKVYITDWKNARLVPLSDGEFHLDDYVNYVQEFIRHVQGKYGNCHVMSVCQPTVPVLAAVSLMASRGETTPLSMTMMGGPIDARKSPTAVNNLAMNKSHSWFENNVIYRVPTSFPGAGRRVYPGFLQHTGFVAMNPDHHAKSHYDYFKDLIKGDDVSTDAHRKFYDEYNAVLDMDADYYLETIHVVFQDYSLVNGTWDVKSVDGQLERVRPQDIKTTALMSVEGELDDISGSGQTQAVHDICTGVPKSQQTHFEAKGAGHYGIFSGRRWREHVYPQVKAFILAHSKITAANKVAAPAKPTARKAAPKVAAPVAKTAAPAKAAKKQVKVAAKPARTAQAATKTVARKRVARKA; this is translated from the coding sequence ATGCTGTACCAGCTCTACGAAACCCAACGGTCCATGATGGAGCCGTTTTCCGATCTGGCCCAGGCTGCTGCCAAGGTCTACAACAATCCCCTGTCGTTCTTCGGTCAAAACCCGTTTGCCCAACGCATCTCCGCCGGTTACGACCTGATGCACCGCCTGGGCAAGGACTACGAAAAGCCAGAGTTCGGCCTGCGCACCATTGATGTGGACGGCGTGGACGTGGCCATCCACGAGCGCGTGGAAATCACCAAACCCTTCTGTGAGCTGCGCCGCTTCAAGCGTTTCAGTGACGACACCAAGACCCTGGACAAGATCAAGGGCCAGCCCGCCGTGCTCATCGTCGCGCCCCTGTCGGGCCATTACTCCACTCTGTTGCGTGACACGGTCAAGACCATGCTGAAGGACCACAAGGTCTACATCACCGACTGGAAAAACGCCCGCTTGGTGCCCTTGTCGGATGGTGAATTCCATCTCGACGACTACGTCAACTACGTGCAGGAGTTCATCCGCCACGTGCAGGGCAAATACGGCAACTGCCACGTCATGAGCGTGTGCCAGCCCACCGTGCCCGTGCTGGCCGCCGTGTCGCTGATGGCCAGCCGTGGCGAGACCACGCCACTGTCCATGACCATGATGGGCGGCCCCATCGACGCACGCAAGTCCCCCACGGCCGTGAACAACCTGGCCATGAACAAGAGCCACAGCTGGTTTGAAAACAACGTGATCTATCGCGTGCCCACCAGCTTCCCAGGCGCAGGACGGCGCGTGTACCCCGGTTTCCTGCAGCACACCGGCTTTGTGGCCATGAACCCGGACCACCACGCCAAGAGCCACTACGACTACTTCAAGGACCTGATCAAGGGCGACGACGTCAGCACCGACGCACACCGCAAGTTCTACGACGAGTACAACGCCGTGCTGGACATGGACGCCGACTACTACCTGGAAACCATCCACGTGGTGTTCCAAGACTACAGCCTGGTCAACGGCACCTGGGATGTGAAAAGTGTGGATGGCCAGCTGGAACGTGTGCGCCCACAGGACATCAAGACCACCGCACTGATGTCGGTGGAAGGTGAACTGGACGACATCTCCGGCTCCGGCCAGACCCAGGCGGTGCACGACATCTGCACCGGCGTGCCCAAGTCACAGCAAACACACTTCGAAGCCAAGGGCGCAGGCCACTACGGCATCTTCTCGGGCCGCCGCTGGCGCGAGCATGTGTACCCGCAGGTGAAAGCGTTCATCCTGGCGCACAGCAAGATTACCGCCGCCAACAAGGTCGCCGCTCCGGCCAAACCCACAGCACGCAAGGCTGCGCCCAAAGTGGCCGCCCCGGTGGCCAAAACTGCAGCCCCTGCCAAGGCTGCAAAAAAACAAGTAAAAGTGGCTGCAAAGCCCGCCCGTACTGCGCAGGCAGCTACCAAAACCGTAGCGCGCAAACGCGTCGCACGCAAGGCGTGA
- the rsxB gene encoding electron transport complex subunit RsxB: MHGVTVARILDALPQTQCTRCGYPDCAGYAQAIVDGAATINQCPPGGDEGVIRLATLTGLPHQPLALEFGTEGPRSVAFIDENWCIGCTLCIDACPTDAIVGSNKRMHTVIEDHCTGCELCLPVCPVDCILLENASAQATGWQAWSVEQADTARKRYEFHSLRRTRDEGEQAKRLEEKAEAKLADLPAHSQHTDPAVLDKKRAVIEAALARARAKRATPS, from the coding sequence ATGCACGGGGTGACGGTCGCGCGCATTCTGGATGCGCTGCCGCAAACCCAATGCACCCGCTGCGGCTACCCTGACTGCGCCGGTTATGCCCAGGCCATCGTTGACGGCGCGGCCACCATCAACCAGTGCCCTCCCGGCGGTGACGAAGGTGTCATCCGCCTGGCCACCCTCACCGGCCTGCCCCACCAGCCACTAGCCCTGGAGTTCGGCACCGAGGGGCCACGCAGCGTGGCCTTTATCGACGAGAACTGGTGCATAGGCTGCACGTTGTGTATCGACGCCTGCCCCACCGATGCAATTGTGGGCAGCAACAAACGTATGCACACCGTCATCGAAGACCACTGCACCGGTTGCGAGCTGTGCCTACCGGTGTGCCCGGTGGACTGCATCCTGCTGGAAAACGCCAGTGCACAGGCCACGGGCTGGCAGGCCTGGTCTGTAGAGCAGGCAGACACCGCGCGAAAACGCTATGAATTTCATAGCTTGCGGCGCACGCGGGATGAGGGCGAACAGGCTAAAAGGCTTGAAGAAAAGGCCGAGGCCAAGCTGGCAGATCTGCCAGCGCACTCCCAACACACCGACCCGGCAGTACTGGACAAGAAACGTGCCGTGATTGAAGCGGCGCTGGCCCGGGCGCGTGCCAAGCGGGCCACTCCGTCCTAG